In one Lolium rigidum isolate FL_2022 chromosome 3, APGP_CSIRO_Lrig_0.1, whole genome shotgun sequence genomic region, the following are encoded:
- the LOC124695657 gene encoding probable inorganic phosphate transporter 1-12 produces MASRQQSQQLQVLTALDGAKTQWYHFTAIVVAGMGFFTDAYDLFCISLVTKLLGRIYYTDPSSPDPGSLPPNVAAAVNGVALCGTLAGQLFFGWLGDRLGRKSVYGMTLVLMVVCSLASGLSFGHTPTSVMATLCFFRFWLGFGIGGDYPLSATIMSEYANKKTRGAFIAAVFAMQGFGILAGGIVTLVLSTVFRNAFPAPAYQVNAATSTVPQADYVWRIILMLGALPAVLTYYWRTKMPETARYTALVAGNAKQASLDMSKVLQSEIEAEPEKLEEIITRGKDYGLFSSLFAKRHGLHLAGTAAAWFLVDVAYYSQNLFQKDIFSSIGWIPKARAMDALEEVFRISRAQTLIALCGTVPGYWFTVFLIDRIGRFTIQLVGFAGMTAFMLGLAVPYHHWTTPGNHVGFVVMYGLTFFFANFGPNATTFIVPAEIFPARLRSTCHGISAAAGKAGAIIGAFGFLYAAQSPDPAHVDAGYKPGIGVQKALYVLAACNLLGFLVTFLVPESKGKSLEEMSGEAHGEEANTNTINPSADQMV; encoded by the coding sequence ATGGCGAGCCGGCAACAGTCGCAGCAGCTGCAGGTTCTGACCGCGCTGGATGGCGCCAAGACGCAGTGGTACCACTTCACGGCGATCGTCGTCGCCGGTATGGGCTTCTTTACCGACGCCTACGATCTCTTCTGCATCTCCCTCGTCACCAAGCTGCTCGGCCGCATCTACTACACCGACCCCTCCAGCCCCGACCCGGGCTCGCTGCCGCCCAACGTGGCTGCGGCCGTCAACGGAGTTGCGCTTTGCGGCACCCTTGCTGGTCAGCTCTTCTTCGGCTGGCTCGGTGATAGGCTCGGCCGGAAGAGCGTCTACGGCATGACGCTCGTGCTCATGGTCGTCTGCTCCCTGGCCTCCGGGCTTTCGTTCGGACACACCCCGACCAGCGTTATGGCCACGCTCTGCTTCTTCCGCTTCTGGCTCGGCTTCGGGATCGGCGGCGACTACCCCTTGTCGGCGACTATCATGTCCGAGTACGCCAACAAGAAGACGCGCGGCGCCTTCATCGCCGCCGTCTTCGCCATGCAGGGCTTCGGCATCCTCGCGGGCGGGATCGTCACGCTTGTCCTCTCCACGGTGTTCCGCAATGCGTTCCCAGCGCCGGCGTACCAGGTCAATGCAGCCACCTCAACCGTGCCCCAGGCCGACTACGTGTGGCGCATCATCCTCATGCTCGGCGCGCTGCCGGCGGTACTGACGTACTACTGGCGGACGAAGATGCCCGAGACGGCGCGGTACACGGCGCTCGTGGCCGGGAACGCGAAGCAGGCTTCGCTGGATATGTCCAAGGTGCTTCAGTCGGAGATCGAGGCGGAACCGGAAAAGctcgaggagatcatcaccagggGCAAGGACTACGGCCTCTTCTCGTCGCTGTTCGCGAAGCGCCATGGCCTCCACCTcgccggcacggcggcggcgtggtTCCTGGTCGATGTAGCGTACTACAGCCAGAACCTGTTCCAGAAGGACATCTTCAGCAGCATCGGCTGGATCCCCAAGGCGCGCGCCATGGACGCGCTCGAGGAGGTGTTCCGCATCTCCCGCGCGCAGACGCTCATCGCGCTCTGCGGCACCGTGCCGGGCTACTGGTTCACGGTGTTCCTCATCGACAGGATCGGCCGCTTCACCATCCAGCTCGTCGGCTTCGCGGGCATGACGGCGTTCATGCTCGGCCTCGCCGTCCCGTATCACCACTGGACCACGCCGGGCAaccacgtcggcttcgtcgtcatGTACGGGCTCACATTCTTCTTCGCCAACTTCGGCCCGAACGCGACCACGTTCATCGTGCCGGCCGAGATCTTTCCAGCACGGCTCCGGTCCACGTGCCATGGCATCTCCGCGGCGGCGGGCAAGGCCGGCGCGATCATCGGCGCATTTGGATTCCTCTACGCCGCGCAGTCGCCTGACCCAGCGCACGTGGACGCCGGGTACAAGCCAGGGATCGGCGTGCAGAAGGCCCTGTATGTGCTCGCCGCGTGCAACCTGTTGGGGTTCTTGGTCACGTTCCTCGTGCCGGAGTCGAAGGGGAAGTCGCTCGAAGAGATGTCTGGCGAGGCCCACGGCGAGGAAGCCAATACCAATACTATCAACCCCTCGGCAGATCAGATGGTTTAA